Genomic segment of Rhodococcus sp. W8901:
CGGGCGGAGCCACGCAGCCGGGTGCGTGAGTATGTCTCGGGTTTGGTTGCGGGTCTGGAACGGAAGAACGGGTGGACGCTGGCCGAGCGCGCCGGTGAGGTGAGCCCGGACGGGATGCAGCGGCTGTTGCGGCGGGCGGACTGGGACGTCGACGGGGTCCGTGATGATGTCCGTGATTACGCGGTCGAGCGCCTCGGCGACCGCTCGGGGGTGTTGATCGTCGACGACACCGGTTTCCTGAAGAAGGGCACCCGCTCGGCCGGGGTGCAGCGCCAGTACTCGGGCACCGCGGGCCGGGTGGAGAACTGCCAGATCGGGGTGTTCCTCGCCTACGCCTCGAGTGCCGGCCACTCGTTGATCGACCGGGAGCTCTACCTACCCGAATCCTGGACTTGCGATCGGGCCCGGTGCCGCGCCGCGGGAATCGACGACGAGGTGGAGTTCGCGACCAAACCCACACTGGCGCAGCACATGATCGAACGAGCACTTCACGCGCAGGTTCCGTTCTCCTGGGTCACCGCCGACGAGGCGTACGGTCAGGTGAAGTACCTGCGGGCCTGGCTCGAGGAACGGGACGTGTCGTATGTGCTGGCCACCCGGCGCAACGACGAC
This window contains:
- a CDS encoding IS701 family transposase, encoding MVVDMVAAELDTLHERVSGRFARAEPRSRVREYVSGLVAGLERKNGWTLAERAGEVSPDGMQRLLRRADWDVDGVRDDVRDYAVERLGDRSGVLIVDDTGFLKKGTRSAGVQRQYSGTAGRVENCQIGVFLAYASSAGHSLIDRELYLPESWTCDRARCRAAGIDDEVEFATKPTLAQHMIERALHAQVPFSWVTADEAYGQVKYLRAWLEERDVSYVLATRRNDDVFTTDGRTGRADHLIEEVPAKQWRRISAGNGAHGPREYSWARVPIRITRAPGRGHWLLARRSLSDPTQIAYYICAGPRRTTLTELAAVAGSRWRVEECFQQAKNEAGLDQYQVRTYRAWYAHTTLSMLALAWLAGTKTEAAKGEPEHTIRA